Proteins encoded within one genomic window of Spirulina major PCC 6313:
- a CDS encoding ATP-binding protein has protein sequence MKTDVLNTLTNEELLHRIQLLQQELLDRGIDSSSQDDCLPSVSSLYISELEQELAAKNLQLASYMNQVETLTAAVAAVEMRQFTSQRLQTMMERTDELGKLARGFQQMISNLQSREQQLAEAKEQLEAVLNAVPGTIAWISATGHYIGVNRHLAEIVNLSPEDFEGQELGFLNSSSDFTQFINAFLESPATSLTTEMPIPVRGEKCHYLLVAQKYHNNQAMVLVGIDITEKQQYFDHLEQRVAERTAELAIAKDRAEVANQAKSTFIANMSHELRSPLNAILGFAQLMMRSPHLDPEQRENVTIINRSGEHLLNLINHVLDLSKIEAGKTALLPKNFDLYCLLEDVEDMFYLRAEDKGLRLRCDRTAAVPRYISTDEVKLRQVLINLLNNAIKFTHQGEVLISVDAETYQGDHYQITFAVTDTGPGIAPEELDQLFEAFGQTQVGRDSQEGTGLGLPISQKFVQLMQGEIQVESVLGQGSRFSFTIPVQSVPVTQVSSRPIKSRVIALEPHQPAYRILVVDDKTSNRLLLVKLLASLGFQVREAMNGQEAIALWDEWEPHLIWMDMRMPIMDGYEATKYIKRTVKGNATAVIALTASVLEEEKAVVLSAGCDDFVRKPFLEDTIFDTMAKHLGVRYRYENYTANTPATTNTSLDPTKLQAQPLHWQQQLYQAAMDCDDGRLKELIAELPSHHARLSDMLLTLVNQYSMDEILEAVHPDASIP, from the coding sequence ATGAAAACTGATGTATTAAATACCCTGACTAATGAAGAACTGCTGCATCGGATTCAACTGCTCCAGCAAGAATTGTTGGATCGGGGTATCGATTCAAGCTCTCAGGACGACTGCCTTCCCTCTGTTTCCAGTCTCTATATCTCTGAATTGGAGCAAGAACTTGCTGCCAAAAATCTCCAACTCGCCAGTTACATGAATCAGGTGGAAACCCTGACGGCGGCGGTGGCAGCGGTGGAAATGCGCCAGTTCACCAGTCAACGGCTGCAAACGATGATGGAGCGGACGGATGAGCTGGGCAAGTTGGCGAGAGGGTTCCAGCAGATGATTAGTAATTTGCAATCCCGCGAACAGCAATTGGCGGAGGCCAAAGAACAATTAGAAGCGGTGCTGAATGCTGTACCGGGAACGATCGCTTGGATTAGTGCCACGGGTCACTATATTGGGGTGAATCGGCATTTGGCGGAGATTGTGAATTTAAGTCCTGAAGATTTTGAGGGCCAGGAGTTAGGTTTTCTGAATAGTTCGTCGGATTTCACCCAATTTATCAATGCGTTTTTAGAAAGTCCGGCAACCTCGTTGACGACGGAAATGCCGATTCCGGTGCGGGGGGAAAAATGCCATTATCTGCTGGTGGCTCAGAAATATCACAATAATCAGGCGATGGTCTTGGTGGGGATTGATATTACGGAGAAACAGCAATATTTTGACCATTTAGAACAGCGGGTGGCGGAACGGACGGCGGAATTGGCGATCGCTAAAGACCGGGCAGAGGTGGCGAATCAGGCCAAAAGTACCTTCATTGCGAATATGAGCCATGAGTTGCGATCGCCCCTGAATGCGATTCTCGGTTTTGCGCAGTTGATGATGCGATCGCCCCACCTTGACCCGGAACAACGGGAAAATGTCACGATCATCAATCGCAGCGGTGAACACCTCCTCAACCTGATCAACCATGTCCTCGATCTGTCCAAAATCGAAGCGGGGAAAACGGCTCTATTGCCCAAAAACTTCGATCTCTACTGCCTCTTAGAAGATGTAGAAGATATGTTCTATCTCCGCGCTGAAGATAAAGGCCTCCGGCTGAGGTGCGATCGCACCGCCGCCGTCCCCCGCTACATCAGCACCGACGAAGTCAAACTGCGCCAAGTCCTGATCAACCTCCTCAACAACGCGATCAAATTCACCCACCAAGGCGAAGTCTTGATCAGCGTCGATGCCGAAACTTACCAGGGCGATCACTATCAGATTACCTTTGCCGTCACCGACACCGGCCCCGGCATCGCCCCCGAAGAACTCGACCAACTCTTTGAAGCCTTCGGTCAAACCCAAGTCGGGCGCGACTCCCAGGAAGGCACGGGCCTCGGCCTCCCGATCAGCCAAAAATTCGTCCAACTAATGCAAGGCGAAATCCAAGTTGAAAGTGTCCTCGGCCAGGGTAGCCGCTTCTCCTTCACCATTCCAGTACAAAGCGTCCCCGTCACCCAAGTCAGTTCACGACCCATCAAGTCCCGCGTCATTGCCCTCGAACCCCACCAGCCCGCCTATCGCATCTTAGTCGTGGATGACAAAACCAGTAATCGCCTCTTGCTCGTCAAACTCCTTGCCTCCCTGGGGTTTCAAGTTAGAGAAGCGATGAATGGTCAAGAAGCGATCGCCCTGTGGGACGAATGGGAACCCCATCTGATCTGGATGGATATGCGAATGCCGATTATGGATGGCTACGAAGCCACGAAATACATTAAACGCACCGTCAAAGGCAACGCCACCGCCGTCATTGCCCTCACCGCCAGCGTCCTCGAAGAAGAAAAAGCCGTCGTCCTCTCCGCTGGCTGTGATGACTTTGTCCGCAAGCCCTTCCTCGAAGACACCATTTTTGACACCATGGCCAAACATTTAGGGGTGCGATATCGCTATGAAAACTACACCGCCAACACGCCAGCCACCACCAACACCAGTCTTGACCCCACCAAACTCCAAGCCCAACCCTTACACTGGCAGCAGCAACTCTACCAAGCTGCAATGGACTGTGACGATGGCCGTTTAAAAGAACTGATCGCTGAACTGCCCAGTCATCATGCTCGCCTCAGCGATATGCTGCTGACCTTGGTGAATCAATATAGTATGGATGAGATTCTAGAAGCAGTGCATCCCGATGCCAGTATCCCCTAG
- a CDS encoding diguanylate cyclase domain-containing protein produces MLTVNNTASNILIVDDLPENLRVLSQMLENQGYKVRKAINGKTALRAACSTPPDLILLDIQMPEMNGYEVCEQLKQNSITTDIPIIFVSALDEVFDKVRAFSVGGIDYITKPFQIEEVLARIETQLTIQKQRQQLQSEIQQRQEAEEVLYQSRAILASVLNSSRDGIAAMQAVRDNLSGEIRDFRCLVVNPVIAQLLGHRKEELTGKTVLKQFLTRFQPELFYEFVSVVETAAPLEQDFHYLLDDHVRWYNVTAVKLGDGFSVTVRDITQQKQMILSLQDENQELAELSTIDGLTQVANRRYGDIYLHQQWQHLIEHQRSLALILCDVDCFKQYNDTYGHQAGDACLIQIAQTIKTFLRRSEELVARYGGEEFLIILPNANVTWGMQVAELIRTSVLELAIEHQASVVESVVTVSLGTAAMVPSPSTTMEQLIAAADRALYEAKQSGRNCTVIDQATLESFDPLLLKHQDDETE; encoded by the coding sequence ATGTTGACTGTCAATAACACCGCTAGCAATATCTTGATCGTGGATGATCTGCCCGAAAATCTTCGGGTGCTCTCCCAAATGTTAGAAAATCAAGGCTATAAAGTTCGCAAAGCCATTAACGGCAAAACCGCCCTACGGGCCGCCTGTTCTACCCCGCCGGATCTCATTCTTTTAGATATTCAAATGCCAGAAATGAATGGCTATGAAGTCTGTGAGCAATTGAAACAAAACAGCATCACCACAGACATTCCAATTATTTTTGTCAGTGCCCTTGATGAAGTATTTGATAAGGTGCGCGCTTTTTCTGTCGGCGGGATTGACTACATCACCAAACCCTTTCAAATCGAAGAGGTATTAGCCCGGATTGAAACCCAGTTAACCATCCAAAAGCAGCGCCAACAACTACAGTCGGAAATCCAACAACGCCAAGAAGCGGAAGAGGTACTGTATCAATCCCGGGCCATCTTAGCCAGTGTTCTCAATTCATCGCGGGATGGAATTGCGGCGATGCAGGCGGTGCGAGATAACCTATCGGGGGAAATTCGGGATTTTCGGTGCTTGGTGGTGAATCCGGTGATTGCCCAGTTGTTGGGACATCGCAAGGAAGAATTAACTGGAAAAACGGTTTTAAAACAGTTTCTGACTCGGTTTCAACCGGAGCTATTTTATGAGTTTGTCTCGGTGGTGGAAACGGCAGCCCCGTTGGAGCAGGATTTTCATTATCTGCTGGATGATCATGTGCGGTGGTATAACGTCACGGCGGTTAAATTAGGGGATGGATTTTCGGTGACGGTTCGAGATATCACCCAGCAAAAGCAAATGATTCTATCACTTCAGGATGAGAATCAAGAATTAGCAGAATTATCAACGATTGATGGCTTAACGCAAGTGGCTAATCGTCGTTATGGGGATATTTATCTGCATCAACAATGGCAGCATTTAATTGAACATCAGCGATCGCTCGCTTTAATCCTCTGTGATGTGGATTGTTTTAAACAATACAACGACACCTACGGCCATCAAGCGGGGGATGCCTGTTTAATTCAAATTGCCCAGACGATTAAAACGTTCTTGCGACGTTCAGAAGAGCTTGTGGCTCGCTATGGTGGTGAAGAATTTTTAATTATTTTGCCCAATGCCAATGTGACGTGGGGGATGCAGGTGGCGGAATTAATCCGCACCTCGGTGCTAGAGTTGGCCATTGAACATCAAGCCTCGGTAGTGGAATCGGTGGTGACGGTCAGTTTAGGGACGGCGGCGATGGTTCCAAGCCCAAGCACGACGATGGAACAACTCATCGCAGCGGCCGATCGCGCCCTTTACGAAGCCAAGCAATCGGGGCGCAACTGTACGGTGATTGACCAAGCCACCTTAGAGTCCTTCGACCCCTTGCTGCTCAAGCATCAGGATGATGAAACCGAGTGA
- a CDS encoding cofactor assembly of complex C subunit B, with protein sequence MAKSDPNRVLRALPLVAGALGGLTLLINRGLTPVISTPQSRSDALGILLSAVLILVGLLWQQVQPRSPEAVELDGDEVFEFASDLPDTLQTELAWASHQLLTNTVTRSLVIYYQDQVLLRRGILPPKPDVTPKAILKRVMEQEKPIYLVALKLYPGRIEFDYLPANTQGLICQPLGSQGALILGANAPRSYTQQDERWIAGIADKLAHTLAIAFPTP encoded by the coding sequence ATGGCGAAGTCTGATCCGAATCGGGTGCTGCGCGCATTGCCCTTGGTGGCGGGCGCGTTAGGAGGGTTGACGCTGTTAATCAATCGCGGTTTAACCCCGGTGATTAGTACGCCGCAGTCGCGCTCCGATGCGTTGGGAATTTTACTCAGTGCGGTGCTGATTTTGGTGGGGCTGCTGTGGCAACAGGTGCAGCCGCGCTCTCCGGAGGCGGTGGAACTCGATGGGGATGAGGTGTTTGAGTTTGCCTCGGATTTACCCGACACGCTGCAAACCGAATTGGCCTGGGCTTCCCATCAATTGCTCACCAATACCGTGACGCGATCGCTCGTCATCTACTACCAAGATCAGGTCTTATTACGGCGCGGCATTCTTCCCCCAAAGCCCGATGTCACCCCGAAAGCGATCCTCAAACGGGTGATGGAACAGGAAAAACCGATCTATCTCGTCGCCCTCAAGCTCTACCCTGGCCGGATTGAATTTGACTATCTCCCGGCCAATACCCAAGGCCTCATCTGCCAACCCCTCGGATCTCAAGGGGCCCTGATCCTCGGAGCCAATGCCCCCCGCAGCTACACCCAGCAGGACGAACGCTGGATTGCCGGGATTGCCGACAAGCTCGCCCATACCTTAGCGATCGCATTTCCCACCCCCTAG
- the rpaB gene encoding response regulator transcription factor RpaB, with product METHKEKILVVDDEASIRRILETRLSMIGYDVVTAADGEEAINTFRVTEPDLVVLDVMMPKLDGYGVCQELRKESDIPIIMLTALGDVADRITGLELGADDYVVKPFSPKELEARIRSVLRRVDKNGASGIPSSGVIQVGSIKIDTNKRQVYKGDERIRLTGMEFSLLELLVSRSGEAFSRSEILQEVWGYTPERHVDTRVVDVHISRLRAKLEDDPSNPELILTARGTGYLFQRILEPGEE from the coding sequence TTGGAGACTCATAAAGAAAAAATTCTTGTTGTTGATGATGAAGCGAGTATCCGGCGCATTTTGGAAACTCGTCTATCCATGATCGGTTATGACGTGGTCACGGCTGCTGATGGAGAAGAAGCAATCAATACCTTCCGCGTTACGGAACCGGATTTGGTTGTCTTGGATGTGATGATGCCCAAGCTCGATGGCTATGGTGTGTGCCAAGAGCTACGCAAAGAATCCGATATTCCGATCATCATGCTCACCGCCTTAGGTGATGTGGCCGATCGCATCACCGGCCTCGAACTCGGTGCCGATGACTACGTGGTCAAGCCCTTCTCCCCGAAGGAACTTGAAGCGCGAATTCGCTCCGTGCTACGCCGTGTCGATAAAAATGGTGCGTCGGGTATTCCCAGTTCCGGCGTGATTCAAGTGGGTTCGATCAAAATCGACACCAACAAACGCCAAGTCTACAAAGGTGATGAACGCATCCGGCTGACAGGGATGGAGTTTAGCCTTTTAGAACTCTTGGTCAGCCGTTCGGGCGAGGCCTTTTCGCGATCGGAGATTTTGCAAGAAGTCTGGGGCTACACCCCAGAACGCCATGTGGATACTCGCGTCGTGGATGTGCATATTTCGCGGCTGCGGGCCAAACTCGAAGATGATCCAAGCAATCCGGAACTCATTTTGACGGCGCGGGGGACGGGGTATTTGTTTCAACGCATTCTCGAACCGGGTGAGGAGTAG
- the radA gene encoding DNA repair protein RadA, which yields MAKARTVYLCRECGAEHSQWFGKCPSCGLFGSLDEQVQAAKSGANPGRAAGRSRSTKSRPTPRSAKKFSEISDEATLRLTSGYREFDRVLGGGIVPGSLVLIGGDPGIGKSTLLLQTANQVAQGDRVLYVSAEESGRQIKLRAMRLQVDDPAVATVIDEHLYILPETDLDDILREIETLQPQIAIIDSIQTVYFPALTSAPGSVSQVRECTSALMQVAKRSNIAMLLVGHVTKEGAIAGPRVLEHLVDTVLYFEGDRYASHRILRSVKNRFGATHEIGIFDMVEQGLREVPNPSELFLGNREAPTPGTATIVACEGTRPIVVELQALVSPTSYASPRRSTTGVDYSRLQQILAVLEKRVGVPLSKLDAYVSSAGGLVVAEPAADLGIAIAVVASFRDRLVDTHTILIGEVGLGGQIRPVTQLELRLREAQKLGFKRAIIPENQAYSEDLGLEIITVGKVIDAIVAALPTHARYDASPAREEAAARARPS from the coding sequence ATGGCTAAGGCCCGGACGGTTTATCTCTGTCGTGAATGTGGAGCGGAACATTCCCAATGGTTTGGGAAATGCCCCAGTTGCGGGCTGTTCGGCTCTTTGGATGAGCAGGTGCAGGCGGCCAAGAGTGGGGCAAATCCGGGGCGGGCGGCGGGGCGATCGCGTTCCACAAAAAGCCGTCCCACCCCCCGTAGCGCGAAAAAGTTTTCCGAAATTTCCGATGAGGCGACGCTGCGGCTCACCTCTGGTTATCGGGAGTTTGATCGGGTGTTGGGGGGGGGAATTGTACCGGGATCGCTGGTGTTGATCGGCGGTGATCCGGGGATTGGGAAGTCAACACTGTTGTTGCAGACGGCGAACCAAGTGGCCCAGGGCGATCGCGTTCTCTACGTCAGTGCGGAGGAGTCGGGACGACAGATTAAGTTACGGGCGATGCGGCTCCAGGTGGATGATCCGGCCGTGGCGACGGTGATTGATGAACACCTCTATATTTTGCCGGAAACGGATCTAGACGATATTCTCCGAGAGATCGAAACGCTACAGCCCCAGATCGCGATTATTGACAGTATCCAAACGGTGTATTTTCCCGCCCTCACCTCTGCGCCGGGGTCGGTGTCCCAGGTGCGCGAATGTACCTCGGCCTTGATGCAGGTGGCGAAACGGTCGAATATTGCGATGTTGTTGGTGGGTCATGTGACGAAAGAAGGGGCGATCGCTGGCCCCCGTGTGTTGGAGCATTTGGTGGATACGGTGCTGTATTTTGAGGGCGATCGCTACGCCTCCCACCGCATTTTGCGATCGGTAAAAAACCGCTTCGGGGCCACCCACGAAATCGGCATTTTTGACATGGTGGAACAGGGTTTGCGGGAAGTCCCCAACCCGTCGGAATTATTCCTCGGCAATCGCGAAGCTCCCACCCCCGGCACGGCCACCATCGTTGCCTGCGAAGGCACACGCCCCATCGTCGTCGAACTCCAAGCCCTCGTCAGCCCCACCAGCTACGCCTCACCGCGCCGCTCCACCACGGGGGTAGACTACAGCCGTTTGCAGCAGATCCTCGCGGTGTTGGAAAAGCGGGTAGGGGTTCCCCTCTCGAAATTGGATGCCTATGTGTCGTCGGCGGGGGGCTTGGTGGTGGCGGAACCGGCGGCGGATTTGGGAATTGCGATCGCCGTCGTGGCCAGTTTTCGCGATCGCCTCGTGGATACCCACACGATCCTGATCGGCGAAGTGGGTCTCGGTGGCCAAATCCGCCCCGTCACCCAATTAGAACTCCGCCTGCGGGAAGCCCAAAAACTGGGTTTCAAACGGGCGATCATTCCTGAAAACCAAGCCTACAGCGAGGATCTGGGGTTGGAGATTATTACCGTCGGGAAAGTGATTGATGCGATCGTGGCCGCATTACCCACCCATGCCCGTTACGATGCCTCCCCCGCCCGCGAAGAAGCCGCCGCCCGCGCCCGTCCGTCGTGA
- a CDS encoding Spy/CpxP family protein refolding chaperone, protein MKGYTATLLAITGIALPLAAWTTFTPPIQSANAAPQEIAQRGPNSQGQGRGPGGDMQGRGPGSDRGPGMDQTPPMLRFAEQLGLSDAQRSEIEAIHSQAKADSEAMRTQMQAAHEQMQTLMASDATDAALRQRHDQMQALHQEMGDRRFETMLAIRNVLTPEQRAQMQELKENRMGRQDGGGQRGQRGQRPDMQ, encoded by the coding sequence ATGAAAGGTTATACCGCTACATTACTGGCCATTACCGGAATTGCGCTGCCCCTCGCGGCTTGGACGACCTTCACCCCTCCCATCCAATCCGCCAACGCCGCCCCCCAAGAAATTGCCCAACGGGGCCCGAATTCCCAAGGACAGGGCCGCGGGCCGGGTGGTGATATGCAAGGCCGTGGGCCGGGGAGCGATCGCGGCCCTGGGATGGATCAGACACCGCCGATGTTACGGTTTGCGGAGCAATTGGGGTTAAGCGATGCCCAACGCAGCGAAATCGAAGCGATCCACAGCCAAGCCAAGGCGGATTCGGAGGCGATGCGGACTCAAATGCAGGCGGCCCACGAACAAATGCAAACCCTGATGGCGAGCGATGCGACGGATGCGGCACTGCGCCAACGTCACGACCAAATGCAAGCCTTGCACCAAGAAATGGGCGATCGCCGCTTTGAAACCATGCTCGCCATCCGTAATGTGTTGACCCCTGAACAACGGGCCCAAATGCAGGAACTCAAAGAAAATCGCATGGGCCGCCAAGACGGTGGGGGTCAACGGGGCCAACGCGGTCAACGCCCTGACATGCAATAA
- the era gene encoding GTPase Era, protein MTDEFAPSMIVPTAPPDFKSGFVAIVGRPNVGKSTLMNQLVGQKIAITSPVAQTTRNRLRGILTTDQSQIIFVDTPGIHKPHHELGRVLVQNARTAITAVDVVLFVVDSAVELGGGDRFIVELLKKSPTPIILGLNKQDQQPDDPDTVTQLDHSYRAVAEENGWTVAKFSALTGEGLAGLQQELSDRLAPGPYYYPPDLVTDQPERFIMGELIREQLLLLTRQEVPHSVAITIDRVEEKPKITHVHAAINVERPSQKGIVIGKSGTMLKAIGTAAREQIQKLIAGQVYLDLFVRVQPKWRQSRTRLAELGYRVED, encoded by the coding sequence ATGACTGACGAATTTGCACCTTCCATGATTGTCCCCACCGCGCCGCCGGATTTTAAATCGGGGTTTGTGGCGATCGTGGGCCGCCCCAATGTGGGCAAATCAACCCTGATGAATCAGTTAGTGGGGCAAAAAATTGCGATTACCTCCCCCGTGGCCCAAACGACTCGGAACCGCTTGCGGGGCATCCTCACCACAGACCAGAGCCAAATCATTTTTGTTGATACCCCAGGGATTCATAAACCCCACCACGAACTAGGGCGGGTCTTGGTGCAGAATGCGCGGACGGCGATTACGGCGGTGGATGTGGTGTTGTTTGTGGTGGATAGTGCGGTGGAGTTGGGCGGAGGCGATCGCTTCATTGTCGAACTGCTCAAAAAAAGCCCAACCCCGATTATTCTCGGTCTCAATAAACAGGATCAACAGCCCGACGACCCCGACACCGTGACACAGTTGGATCACAGCTATCGCGCTGTGGCCGAGGAAAACGGCTGGACGGTGGCTAAGTTTTCCGCCCTGACGGGGGAAGGGTTGGCCGGATTGCAGCAGGAATTGAGCGATCGCCTCGCCCCCGGCCCTTACTATTACCCCCCCGATCTCGTCACCGATCAACCCGAACGCTTCATCATGGGTGAACTGATCCGCGAACAACTCCTCTTGCTCACCCGCCAAGAAGTCCCCCACTCCGTCGCCATCACCATCGATCGCGTCGAAGAAAAACCCAAAATCACCCATGTTCACGCTGCCATTAACGTGGAACGCCCCTCCCAAAAGGGCATCGTCATCGGCAAAAGTGGCACGATGTTAAAAGCGATCGGCACAGCCGCCCGTGAACAGATCCAAAAACTGATCGCCGGGCAGGTGTATCTTGATCTGTTCGTGCGCGTCCAACCAAAATGGCGACAGTCACGCACCCGGTTAGCAGAATTGGGCTACCGGGTTGAGGATTAA
- a CDS encoding TMEM165/GDT1 family protein — MDWQLVGLSFITVFIAEIGDKSQLAAIALSGSSQSPRAVFFGTVAALILASFVGVLIGEGVATILPEKLLKAGAAIGFALLALRILMSDDDD, encoded by the coding sequence ATGGATTGGCAACTGGTCGGCTTGAGTTTCATCACGGTATTCATCGCAGAAATTGGCGATAAAAGTCAGTTGGCAGCCATCGCCCTCAGTGGCAGTTCCCAATCTCCCCGTGCGGTCTTCTTTGGCACGGTGGCGGCGTTGATTCTTGCGAGTTTCGTCGGTGTTTTAATCGGGGAAGGCGTGGCGACGATTCTCCCGGAAAAACTCCTCAAGGCTGGGGCTGCGATCGGCTTTGCCCTCCTCGCCCTGCGGATTTTGATGAGCGATGACGACGATTAA
- a CDS encoding TMEM165/GDT1 family protein, which translates to MTASEPSSNHSTVASAPQDTETPAVTPRRSAFWATCGSTFITILLAEMGDKTQLATLLITAESQKPWVVFTGAATALVATSLIGVALGWWLAKRVSPKVMDLAAAMTLLTVSVLLLWDIVQL; encoded by the coding sequence GTGACTGCGAGCGAGCCTTCATCTAATCACTCTACTGTAGCATCGGCCCCCCAGGACACCGAGACTCCCGCCGTCACGCCCCGACGTAGTGCGTTTTGGGCCACCTGTGGCAGCACGTTCATCACCATCCTATTGGCGGAAATGGGCGACAAAACCCAGCTCGCCACCCTGCTGATCACCGCTGAATCCCAAAAACCCTGGGTGGTGTTTACCGGAGCCGCCACGGCCCTCGTGGCGACGAGCTTAATCGGGGTGGCGTTGGGGTGGTGGTTGGCGAAACGGGTCTCCCCGAAGGTGATGGATCTCGCGGCGGCGATGACCTTGTTAACGGTGTCGGTGCTGTTGCTCTGGGATATTGTGCAGCTTTGA
- the rpsN gene encoding 30S ribosomal protein S14: MAKKSMIEREKKRKKIVEKYAVKRADLLEQFRTAATPLEKLELHRQIQRLPRNSSKVRVRNRCWATGRPKGYYRDFGLSRHVIREWAHEGLLPGVVKSSW, translated from the coding sequence ATGGCTAAGAAGTCCATGATCGAGCGCGAGAAAAAGCGCAAAAAAATCGTTGAAAAGTACGCCGTCAAACGGGCTGACTTACTAGAGCAGTTCCGCACCGCTGCCACCCCCCTCGAAAAATTAGAATTACACCGCCAAATCCAACGCTTACCCCGGAACAGTTCTAAGGTGCGCGTCCGGAACCGCTGCTGGGCCACCGGTCGCCCCAAAGGGTATTACCGCGATTTTGGTCTGTCCCGGCACGTGATTCGCGAATGGGCCCACGAAGGCCTCTTGCCCGGTGTGGTGAAATCAAGCTGGTAA
- a CDS encoding pantothenate kinase produces MDKWVGLIIGNSRLHFCGVTHNTIVASWHQPHSQTTPPVVMPAAWQACPLRFASVVPDQTLLWCTYPHARQVNLVDIPLRDKYDTLGCDRALAAYGAAERYGVPVLVVDSGTALTLTGVNQDLALVGGAILPGIGLQFQSLATQTGALPQVICPPELPPRWSHTTVEAIASGTLYTLLAGLRDFIQDWRSHYPHSPVVLTGGDGEWLYRHLTPTLPDLYSEPTLVLSGLVTLIESQARMV; encoded by the coding sequence ATGGACAAATGGGTTGGATTAATCATTGGCAATTCGCGGCTGCATTTTTGCGGAGTGACCCACAACACCATTGTTGCCAGTTGGCATCAACCCCATAGTCAGACTACACCGCCCGTGGTGATGCCAGCGGCATGGCAAGCCTGTCCCCTGCGGTTTGCCTCGGTCGTGCCGGATCAAACGCTGCTGTGGTGTACCTATCCCCACGCCCGGCAGGTGAATTTGGTGGATATTCCGTTGCGGGATAAGTATGACACGCTGGGTTGCGATCGCGCCCTCGCCGCCTACGGAGCCGCAGAACGCTACGGTGTGCCGGTGTTGGTGGTGGATAGCGGCACGGCGTTAACCTTAACGGGGGTGAATCAGGATTTAGCCCTGGTGGGGGGCGCAATCTTGCCGGGGATTGGTTTGCAGTTTCAAAGTTTAGCCACCCAGACCGGAGCACTGCCCCAGGTAATCTGTCCCCCTGAACTGCCGCCCCGCTGGAGCCACACCACCGTTGAAGCGATCGCCAGCGGCACGCTCTACACCCTCTTGGCAGGCTTACGTGACTTTATTCAAGACTGGCGATCGCACTATCCCCACAGTCCCGTCGTCTTGACCGGCGGCGATGGTGAATGGCTCTATCGACATCTCACCCCCACCCTGCCGGATCTGTACTCCGAACCCACCCTTGTGCTATCGGGATTAGTCACACTGATCGAGTCTCAAGCGAGGATGGTATGA
- a CDS encoding GNAT family N-acetyltransferase, with amino-acid sequence MTIRVAIDPDFDQIWPFWHTIVAAGETYAYPRQSTKQEAYRFWIEIPQHTYVEAEADEIHGSYYIKPNQPGPGSHVCNCGYMVAPAARGRGVATRLCQHSLQVARKLGYKAMQFNSVVATNTGAVRLWERLGFAIAGRIPQAYDHATLGYVDLLVMYQWWGD; translated from the coding sequence ATGACGATTCGCGTTGCAATTGATCCCGATTTTGATCAAATTTGGCCGTTTTGGCACACCATTGTCGCTGCGGGTGAAACTTACGCCTATCCGCGCCAGAGCACGAAACAAGAAGCCTATCGATTTTGGATAGAAATTCCCCAGCATACCTATGTCGAGGCCGAGGCGGATGAAATTCATGGCAGCTACTACATCAAACCCAATCAACCAGGGCCGGGAAGTCATGTGTGCAATTGTGGCTACATGGTGGCTCCGGCGGCGCGGGGCCGGGGTGTGGCGACGCGCCTCTGTCAGCATTCGCTCCAGGTGGCGCGGAAGTTGGGGTACAAGGCGATGCAGTTTAACAGTGTGGTAGCGACAAATACGGGGGCGGTGCGGCTCTGGGAGCGGCTGGGGTTTGCGATCGCCGGACGGATTCCCCAGGCCTATGATCATGCCACCTTGGGGTATGTGGATCTGTTAGTGATGTATCAATGGTGGGGGGATTAG